A single region of the Paraburkholderia sp. SOS3 genome encodes:
- a CDS encoding dimethyl sulfoxide reductase anchor subunit family protein: MNPAFSVVFLTTLSGAGQGLMIALFGVELVAQLGLIAMPPQAFFVAGAALSVVLGVLGLFASFFHLGHPERAWRAIAMWRTSWLSRECLALPVFLACVFAYGVLHALGLPYSLAAGAIAVLASGALFVCTSMIYACLRFLQEWATPLTMVNFVLLGCASGFTVATASAAWCAPTLVPGLAVCACVLTLAGCVARVASLRRNARLRPKSTVQSATGIRSAKVVQKSRGFTAGAFNLREFFHGKTPQTLQRIKWTFLIAAFPVPFVLIALGGSVGSVALSAVLLCAACAIQYAGLVAERWFFFAEARHPQNLYYRQAA, encoded by the coding sequence ATGAATCCGGCTTTCTCGGTTGTATTTCTGACGACGTTGAGCGGAGCGGGCCAAGGCTTGATGATCGCGCTCTTCGGCGTCGAACTCGTTGCGCAGCTCGGCCTGATCGCGATGCCGCCGCAGGCGTTCTTTGTCGCCGGCGCCGCGCTGTCGGTCGTGCTCGGCGTGCTTGGACTGTTCGCATCGTTTTTTCACCTCGGACATCCGGAGCGCGCGTGGCGCGCGATCGCGATGTGGCGCACGTCGTGGCTGTCGCGCGAATGCCTCGCGTTGCCGGTGTTTCTCGCATGCGTGTTTGCGTACGGCGTGCTGCATGCGCTTGGCTTGCCGTATTCGCTCGCGGCCGGCGCGATCGCTGTGCTCGCGAGCGGCGCACTGTTCGTCTGCACGTCGATGATCTATGCGTGCTTGCGCTTTCTGCAGGAGTGGGCGACACCGCTCACGATGGTGAATTTCGTGCTGCTCGGCTGCGCGTCGGGCTTCACGGTCGCGACGGCAAGCGCCGCGTGGTGCGCGCCAACGCTCGTGCCGGGGCTCGCGGTCTGCGCGTGCGTGCTGACGCTCGCCGGCTGTGTCGCGCGCGTCGCGTCGCTCAGGCGCAATGCGCGCTTGCGTCCGAAATCGACGGTGCAAAGCGCGACCGGTATCCGTTCGGCGAAGGTCGTCCAGAAATCGCGCGGCTTTACGGCTGGCGCGTTCAATCTGCGCGAGTTCTTCCATGGCAAGACGCCGCAAACACTGCAGCGCATCAAGTGGACGTTTCTGATCGCGGCGTTCCCGGTGCCGTTCGTGCTGATTGCGTTGGGTGGCAGCGTCGGTTCGGTCGCGCTGTCGGCCGTGCTGCTATGCGCCGCGTGTGCGATCCAGTACGCGGGGCTCGTGGCCGAGCGCTGGTTCTTTTTCGCCGAAGCGCGTCATCCGCAGAACCTCTATTACCGCCAGGCAGCCTGA